The nucleotide sequence TTCGAAAACTTCGATGCACCCTCTGTCTTGCAGCGTGATATAAATCTGTTTGTTCTTTTGTCCACCGAAAGTAATGTTGGAAGGTTTTTTCCCTTTACACCAATATTCGTGCAAAGATTTGCCTTCGGGACTAACAACCAATACAGTTCCTTTGTCGTAACGGCATATGTATAGGTTTCCCTTTTCATCGCAGCGCATCCCGTCCATACCAAAATCGGGAAAAGAGTAGAATAACCGCTTATTGGACAAAGATCCGTCGGCTTCGATATCGAACACCCAAACATTTCGTTGAACCGATTCATTCACATAGAGCAAACGTCCATCGGGACTAACTTCGACACCGTTGGTAGTTCCCATCTCGTCCAACAATAGCTTCACATTGCCTGAAGGTGTAATCATCCAAAGCTTTCCCGTATTTTTGGCCCATGCAGGATCGCTGGCGTAGATTGTTCCATTGGGAGCTATGGTTATATCGTTGGGCTGATTCATTAAAGGTTCGTGAGCAAACACAGAAACAGCT is from uncultured Macellibacteroides sp. and encodes:
- a CDS encoding SMP-30/gluconolactonase/LRE family protein yields the protein MKQFAYALLSSFILFGTVAAQTESTDLVPEGTFTSGIEGPAVDAKGNLYAVNYGDKGTIGVITPCGTHSLFVTLPEGSTGNGIRFNAIGDMFVADYTGHNILRVDMGTKAVSVFAHEPLMNQPNDITIAPNGTIYASDPAWAKNTGKLWMITPSGNVKLLLDEMGTTNGVEVSPDGRLLYVNESVQRNVWVFDIEADGSLSNKRLFYSFPDFGMDGMRCDEKGNLYICRYDKGTVLVVSPEGKSLHEYWCKGKKPSNITFGGQKNKQIYITLQDRGCIEVFEALNPGAVLFPKP